Genomic window (Cucumis sativus cultivar 9930 chromosome 2, Cucumber_9930_V3, whole genome shotgun sequence):
AagttccaaaatttgaaagtattaggatgttttttaaatgtcaaggatagtataacaacttttaaataaaatgtaaagaatTCTCTGGATTTCTGTTCTATTGTTGATTTAAAAAGCTTATGCTGCCTGCCAAACGTACAAGTTCTTTATTTCGCTTAGACATCAAATGGAGGATTTTATTTGACTTTGCTTTATatgagacttttttttcttgttccttTGCTTGAAATATGTGACACgggtgttttgttttctacgCTTGTTGGCGTTCTAGTTGACATTGATTTTTGCTGTTTGTGATCCTCGTTGTTTTGGTACATATATCATCCAGAGGTTTGCGATATCTTgccttttcatctttttcatttttaattgaatgtGAATGTGAGGCTGAGACTGGATTGTTAAGTGAGAACTCATGTAAACATGTTGCAACTGACCATACGGCCAGGctatgtaatattttgtttgtactaatttgaaacaaaaaaaaaagctttggTTCGTTGTTTCCTTTGCTTTTCTGGCTGTTTAGATAATCTGCAATTTAACTTCACAGTCTATTCATATCCTCGTCTAAATTTGATGGTTACTCTGTAGCAGGAATTCTTTCTCCGGGTTGCAATGGATACACCTCATGACATGATGTTAACTCCCTATGTGGAAAAGACGCCAAACTCTGACGAATATGGTGCACTGACCACCACCGAAACGCAGCCTAACAAAAGGAGGAAAAAGAAGTCCATAGTCTGGGAGCACTTCACTATAGAAACTGTAAGTGCTGGTTGTAGAAGAGCGTATTGCAAGCAATGCAAGCAGAGTTTTGCATATAGTACGGGTTCAAAAGTAGCCGGGACCAGTCACCTAAAACGGCATATTGCTAAGGGAATTTGTGCTGCTCTTCTACGCAATCAGGACAAAAGTCAGTTAACGCCATCCACCCCAGCTTCTAAAGGAAGTGATCTGCCAAAAAGACGTTATAGAAGTCCCAATACATCTTATCTTATGTTCGATCAGGATCGTTGTTGCCACGAATTCACTCGGATGGTTATAATGCACGATTACCAACCCCACATGGTTGAAAATTCTGGATTTGTATCTTTTGTACAGAATATTCAACCACGATTTAATGTCAAGGATTTCAACCATTTCCAAGGGGATTGCATTGGAACATACCTATCAGAAAAGCAAAATGTCATCAAATTCATTGAGGGTGTTCCAGGACGCATTTGTCTTTCTCTGGACATGTGGACATCAAGTAAAACTGTTGCTTATGCAGTAATAACAGGTCACTTTGTCGATAGCGATTGGAAGCTGCACAGGCGGATTCTCAGTGTGGTCATGGAACCATATCCTGATTCCGATACAGCCCTTAGTCATGCAGTTTCAGAATGCCTTTCTGATTGGAATTTGGAAGGTAAACTATTTTCTCTCACCTTTAACCACCCTGCCACCGAGTCCGCACTTGGAAATTTGAGGCCCCTGCTTGCTATCAAAAACTCCCTCATCCTGAATGGCCAATTTTTGGTTAATAATTGCATAGCTCGTACATTAAGCAGTATTGCAAAAGACGTTTTAGCTGTGGGATCAGATATTGTTAGAAAAATTCGGGATTGTGTAAAGAATGTAAAGTTGTCCGAGTCTAATGAGGCAAAGTTTCTTGAGCTCAAAGAACAGCTTCAGGTCCCAACAGAGAGAAGCCTGTGTCTCGACGATCTAATGGAGTGGAACACAACTTATCTAATGCTGATTGCTGCACTTGAGTTGAAAGAAGTGTTTTCGTGCCTGGATAATTCGGATCCTGATTTCAAGGAAGTGCCAACAAGAGAGGATTGGAGGCAAGTTGAGACTCTTTGCTCATGTTTGAAAGTTCTCTTTGATGCTGCAAGCATTCTCAGCACCATTAACAACCCAACCGTGATTACCTTTTTTCACGAAGTATGGAGGATTCACTTGGAGCTTGCTCGTGCACTCACGAGTGAAGATCCGTTCACTTGCAGCCTCACTCAAATGATGCAAGAAAAGATCAACAAATATTGGAAGGATTGTGGCCTGATTCTAGCTGCAGCTGTAGTTATGGATCCTCGGTTCAAGATGAAACTTGTAGAGTTTAGTTTCAATAAACTTTACGGCGAAGAAGCTCCAGCTTACATTAAGATCGTTGACGATGGGATCCATGAACTCTTCCATGAATACGTCACGCTTCCGTTGCCTCTAACGCCAACTTACGCTGATGAAGGGAATGCAGGAAGCAACATCAAGTCAGAAGGGCCCCAGAGTGGAAGCCTTCTGTCAGACAATGGACTCACAGATTTTGATGTCTACATAATGGAGACTTCAAGCCAACAAATGAAATCCGAACTTGATCAGTATCTAGCCGAGTCGCTGCTACCTCGTGTGCAGGACTTCGACTTACTAGGCTGGTGGAAGCAAAACAAGATGAAGTATCCAACGCTTTCAACAATGGCCCgtgatattttatcaatacCAGTTTGTACACTTCCCCCAGAATCAATATTTGATATGGAGATTAAGGAGATGGATCCATATCGGAGTTCATTGCGACCGGCCACCGTCGAAGCCATTATATGTACACGGGACTGGATCCAATGTGGATTTGCAGAAGTTTCCGATTCACTTGTAAAAATGGAATGCTAGAGCCTAAGCCTtagtgttcttttttctttttttgtgtattATTTAGGCTGTGGGaatcatatatatatccttTTAGAATCTCTTTAGTCACCATTAACATAGCTTCTGTATTCCAAATTCTTCAACAGGTTGAATTGAAGAGGAAGATTGGTCTTTGTTACCAATTGAAATGAGGTTTTAGCTGCAGGATGGTGAAatgcttctcattttcaatctAATGTTCTTTCCCTTAAATTTTATACGTGTTGGTTGATTGGTAGGTTGGTTGTTGGCTTCCTATTGGTAACTTCCCCCAGTAATAAAAGGTAATGGGGAAGTGTTCTTTGCatatatttattcttattcttattattttaattttttttcattttcattttagttcaaaatttACAGTATGATATGATTAGATGTTCAAATCTTTGGACTCGTATATAATATAcacatattcatatatattcttgaaacattttttttttggtgctTTTATACtctgaattttgttatattttagtttatttttaaatgccCTTTTTgtctacaaattttaaatttagaagtcTATGTTATTCTCACATTTAGAAgttttaataatatgtttaagaaattatcataaatgaaaatttgttgaaatatttttaaattatagcaaaattttaaatttcatccACTATAAACATTGATAAACAAACTTGCATCAGGGAAGATGTTCTAACAttcatttaattgaatttcaattgttctcaactttctttctctattATTCTATTGTgttatttcatcatttttatgttgatgtttattttaaactattataattgttaaaaataaaaatgattttttataaaacactTATTTTACaccaacttaattattattcaaaatttgtaactaaaaacataatttcttttttaaaaaaacaaataactaaTAATGGGAGCGAAAAAAAAAAGCGCCGAGGAAAACGAATCGTAACTGTACGAAAATTGGAGCCTATGTCTATAAGGCTTTGCCACGTGTACATTACTGGCGCAttctttgacttttctttatCATCTCCTCTGTTTAACGTTTTAACGCCATTTTCAGTGAGAGAGCAAGAAGaaggaaacaaacaaaaaaaagctTTGAAGCTATGGCGTTCGCCGAGAGAATTGAGACGAAGAACACGCTGCTTCCACTTCTTCATAAGCAAGTAGGAAATGATGAGCTGAAACCACCAACAGCTGGATCCACCATGACTAAGAAAGGAGCTTATGCTGCTATTTCTTATATGGCTTCCGCTGGTTcgtttttttcactttctccTTCCATGTTTCTATGCTGTTTTAGGACTTATTCTACTTTGGAATATTGCATGGAAGCTAGAAATACTCTgctcttcatttttgttccatACGTTTAGTGACAACATGCCTTTGGATATCTTTGACGTAGTATGATATTGTTCAATTTGAACGTGAACTCTGATGAGTTTGCTTTTGGTTTcacaacaaaatttcttatacCAATACCAATGGATATAGTTTTCTGCATTCCCAAAATCCTCCCCTCGTGGAGCCCGATAGTCATCCTCCTGTCTAACTCTTATCTAGACTAACTCCTCTTTCCCGGAGCACATCATTCGAGGCTCCATTATATCTTTGTTCGACACTTAAGGATCCTATCGGCACGGTTAAGTTATGAGCATGAATCTTATACCAATTGTTAGTGACAAAAATTCCTTTAGATATCTTCGTACATGTGTGATATTGTCAACTTTGGGCTTAATAACTTGTgactttgtttttggtttcaCCTTAAAAAGTCTTGTACCAATGAAGATAGTTTTCCTCATTTGTAAGACTCTATACTCCAAATACCACTtgtttgtttctgttttcacTTTTGGATTCTTCCAAATCGCTTTGGCACGCTTTGAGGAAtgaggaaagaaagaaactgaCAAAGTAACGACAGAAGTGTGGAACAACAACTGAATTTCTCATTATTTCAATGAAAAGgcttgttttcatttaaaaaaagggAGCGGGTGGGAtgaaaatatgtatgtatgtattgaACATATTTTGTAGAATACTTTCACTCATCTTATTCATTAACAAAGAgtgatatttataatattctgTACAGATGCAGTtgataactaaaatataacaagatgAAGAACTGTTACTAACAGTAGAAACtaacttttaataatattacttCTAATAGTAAGATTTTGTAGGTAGCGtttgatttttgaagaatGTTTGGGTAAATCTTTTCTTCAGTTTGAGAGAACAGTAATACATTGAGTGTATGTTATATTAACTGAATCATGATGGATTGTGTTGGAAACTGGAGGAGTATCACTTTCACAGTAAGAGAGAAACACAAACACCAATTATTTGAGATCATCATTGTTTAAGGCTTGTTTGGAATGACTTTCTACAACTTAGTTTGACTACTAGGCTTTTAAAAGTGTCTATAAAGGTCTAGAGAATAAAGTAGTGCAAAGTACTTATTGGCTCActtcaatgaaagttgtttcaatagaaaagaaaaagtacttATTGGCACACTCACTATATGGATATGATGGATTGATAGACAGAGAGCTAGCAAGCAAGTTGTGGGTCTTTAGAGAAGgatagagagggagagggagtgAGTGCATGGTGGGACTTGCAAGATGAAAGCACTTTTTAGTGGAATACAAAAGTGATAAAATCCATAGTGTTAGTGAGATGACAAGCTTGAATAGTGGTGGAGGCTGCCTATCACGcttaaaaagtttgaaagcaAGGTCCTTTCACTCTTTTTTACCTACCATGTataaattagtcttttttttaattaatttttttcttcttgtttttcttcacaaaGTAATGCAGCGAGAATGGTTCATTGAGAATACCATCATGGGTAAATCTTTGGTTGAAGTGATCCTTTTGAACTAGTAGTAAAAAGAAGACAGTTTTAATAAATGGCTAAGAGGTCAAGAGTTCAATTCAGACTGGTCTCTTacttagaaattaatttcttacgAGTTTTCTTGGCACCAAAATGTTGTAGAGTCAAGTGAGTTGTCTTTaagcaaaataattgagaatgAGAATAGAGTTACATCTTGGGATACAGCAAATATTACTGTTTAAGaaatatggaaagaaaaatagttagGTGCTGCTTGGGCTCCAACTATGCAGTGAAGCCCAGGCATATGCCATATAAAAAACTGCCTTGtggtattttttatatatttatatatatatatatatatatatatatttttttttttttttgtatgtttagAAGATGGGGGAGTATGGGTTTGGTGCAGCCTAATCATGGCTCttaagataaaattattgCTTTTGAATACAAGCTAGCCAAGCCCAAATTCAGTTCATGTCTTGTTTATATCCTGTGAAGTCTAAACTAGATAATATATTAATGGTTTGGATGATCATATTGCTTGACTATAATGCacttttcatctcttttctaCTTCAATATGGAATAgagtaataaaaattgttcttGGGAACTATTCTTATCATTGGATGTGTTGTGGTGTTGGACGAACAATACTTACTGTCAACTGTAGATAAGATAATAATTGTATACTTTCTTTCCGTGGactaataattattaacacCAGGTTCTTgagttattattttctatttttactttttaggtGCTTGTATGAAGAGCCTCGAAGGCTTGAATTGAACACTGGTTTTCGTGCTTCTTAAAATCTTTCcttcaattattgaattttgaaagtaGTTTTATAAGAGATAAACTTGTTTGCATTTAATTACAATGATACCGTCTTGTTTTGTCATCTATCCTGCAGTTCTGTTGCTAATGTTCAACAAAGCAGCTCTTTCTTCTTACAACTTTCCATGTGCTAATGTCATCACTCTTTTCCAGGTAGAAGATCTACTGATTCCTAATGGAATAAACTATATTCCCTTTTTAGTAAATATCACAGTTTACATTCTTCAGATTATGTGTTCATGCACACTTCTATATGCATTGCGCCGTTGGAAGATTATCTCTTTCACAGTGACTGGTGAATCTCAAAGCGTCAGTGTTGGAAGGTCAATGATCCTTGTACCTTTCAGAACTTTGGTTAAAACACTTCCTCTCGCCTTATCATATTTGTTTTACATGGTATGTATCTTATGATATGTTTTATTTGTCCCAAGCAAAATATTAATCTCTTGCAAAATCTACTTACAAATTTTTCCCTGATAAAGGTTGTAACTATGGAATCTGTTCGTGGGATCAATGTTCCAATGTATACAACATTGAGGAGAACTACTGTAGCATTTACAATGATTGCTGAGTACTTGTTGACTGGCCAGACTCATTCACCTTTTGTTGTTACGAGGTAGGCAAGCATGGTGTTGGGAAAAGCCTCCTACTACTACTGCAGGGCCAAACAGAAcaactaaaagaaaactaacgaaaataaaaaacacaagGATTTACATGGAAAACTCCATACTCGGAGAAAAACCATGGCCCACTAGAAAAAAATCTACTATGcgaaaaattgttataatcaCACAGAATAATTCACCTCAATGTAAATTACAAGAGCACtctctcaaaacttttatACTACTCGCCTTTAACTTTAATCTCAAACTAGATAATACAAAAgagaatttaaagattaaCACACCCAACTTATAGCATTTCTAACAAGGACCATTCAAAACCAAAGTTATAGGCTCCTTATGTAGTGTTTGGAGCCTATTACTTCCTTGAACTTTTCTGACGTGGATAGCTGGACTTTTAATATTATGCCAAAACTCATCTCATGGTGTATACATTtctcttcttgtttttctttttctactgTGAATTTGATGAATATCTGGATCTCTTTCCTAGCTAAGAGAGTTAACAGtattaaatgaataagaaagtAGCATGGCAGTGAACTGAAGGTTTCACATTCATAAGTTTTTTGGCAATGCTAATTCATTTCCTACCTGAAAAATTTAAGGATTCATCAGTGTGGGGATGATTATACTTGGCGCAGTGGTGGCTGGATCCAGGGATTTGTCATTTGATACCTACTCCTATGCTGTGGTCTTCGTTGCAAATATATGTACTGCTCTATATCTTGCCTCTATTGCTCGTATAGGTAATGATTATGAACTTCCTTTTCTCATCTACTTAATGTTGAAGTTGTGACCCATTTTGTTTGACACTGTGTAAGTACTTCCAGGGAAATCCAGTGGTTTGAATACCTTTGGCCTTATGTGGTGCAATGGTTAGAggatttttttctattgatttaCTTTTTGAATAATTCTTTCATTGTTCTGACAAGCTTTAGTTTTGTATTCATCTTCATAGGGGTAATATGTGGGCCTCTTTTGTTACTCTGGATAACAATCAGGGGAGATGTCGAAACAACATTAAATTTCCGTTACTTATTTTCAATTGGCTTCCAGGTATCTCTTCATATTGTGTTTCTCAATGCTCGCCTACTTGAACAATCAGTGCTTGCTTTGACTTTGATGGGTGAAACAATTCTCATgcttgtttaatttcttaaacttCTAACCATTAATCATGCTTTGCAGTGTGTGATGCTTCTCTCCTGTATAATGGCTTTCTTGATCAACTactttgtatttctaaatacaaCTCTCAATTCAGCACTGACACAAACAGTCTGTGGTAATTTGAAGGTGAGCAATGCTTAGTTCCTAAATCTTCTTTTGCTATGTG
Coding sequences:
- the LOC101216557 gene encoding UDP-N-acetylglucosamine transporter UGNT1 isoform X1, whose translation is MAFAERIETKNTLLPLLHKQVGNDELKPPTAGSTMTKKGAYAAISYMASAVLLLMFNKAALSSYNFPCANVITLFQIMCSCTLLYALRRWKIISFTVTGESQSVSVGRSMILVPFRTLVKTLPLALSYLFYMVVTMESVRGINVPMYTTLRRTTVAFTMIAEYLLTGQTHSPFVVTSVGMIILGAVVAGSRDLSFDTYSYAVVFVANICTALYLASIARIGKSSGLNTFGLMWCNGVICGPLLLLWITIRGDVETTLNFRYLFSIGFQCVMLLSCIMAFLINYFVFLNTTLNSALTQTVCGNLKDVFSIGVGWFLFGGLPYDFINIVGQSFGFMGSCLYAYCKLHGK
- the LOC105434543 gene encoding zinc finger BED domain-containing protein DAYSLEEPER: MDTPHDMMLTPYVEKTPNSDEYGALTTTETQPNKRRKKKSIVWEHFTIETVSAGCRRAYCKQCKQSFAYSTGSKVAGTSHLKRHIAKGICAALLRNQDKSQLTPSTPASKGSDLPKRRYRSPNTSYLMFDQDRCCHEFTRMVIMHDYQPHMVENSGFVSFVQNIQPRFNVKDFNHFQGDCIGTYLSEKQNVIKFIEGVPGRICLSLDMWTSSKTVAYAVITGHFVDSDWKLHRRILSVVMEPYPDSDTALSHAVSECLSDWNLEGKLFSLTFNHPATESALGNLRPLLAIKNSLILNGQFLVNNCIARTLSSIAKDVLAVGSDIVRKIRDCVKNVKLSESNEAKFLELKEQLQVPTERSLCLDDLMEWNTTYLMLIAALELKEVFSCLDNSDPDFKEVPTREDWRQVETLCSCLKVLFDAASILSTINNPTVITFFHEVWRIHLELARALTSEDPFTCSLTQMMQEKINKYWKDCGLILAAAVVMDPRFKMKLVEFSFNKLYGEEAPAYIKIVDDGIHELFHEYVTLPLPLTPTYADEGNAGSNIKSEGPQSGSLLSDNGLTDFDVYIMETSSQQMKSELDQYLAESLLPRVQDFDLLGWWKQNKMKYPTLSTMARDILSIPVCTLPPESIFDMEIKEMDPYRSSLRPATVEAIICTRDWIQCGFAEVSDSLVKMEC
- the LOC101216557 gene encoding UDP-N-acetylglucosamine transporter UGNT1 isoform X3 translates to MLLFLIWLPLVEDLLIPNGINYIPFLVNITVYILQIMCSCTLLYALRRWKIISFTVTGESQSVSVGRSMILVPFRTLVKTLPLALSYLFYMVVTMESVRGINVPMYTTLRRTTVAFTMIAEYLLTGQTHSPFVVTSVGMIILGAVVAGSRDLSFDTYSYAVVFVANICTALYLASIARIGKSSGLNTFGLMWCNGVICGPLLLLWITIRGDVETTLNFRYLFSIGFQCVMLLSCIMAFLINYFVFLNTTLNSALTQTVCGNLKDVFSIGVGWFLFGGLPYDFINIVGQSFGFMGSCLYAYCKLHGK
- the LOC101216557 gene encoding UDP-N-acetylglucosamine transporter UGNT1 isoform X2, encoding MAFAERIETKNTLLPLLHKQVGNDELKPPTAGSTMTKKGAYAAISYMASAVLLLMFNKAALSSYNFPCANVITLFQIISFTVTGESQSVSVGRSMILVPFRTLVKTLPLALSYLFYMVVTMESVRGINVPMYTTLRRTTVAFTMIAEYLLTGQTHSPFVVTSVGMIILGAVVAGSRDLSFDTYSYAVVFVANICTALYLASIARIGKSSGLNTFGLMWCNGVICGPLLLLWITIRGDVETTLNFRYLFSIGFQCVMLLSCIMAFLINYFVFLNTTLNSALTQTVCGNLKDVFSIGVGWFLFGGLPYDFINIVGQSFGFMGSCLYAYCKLHGK